Below is a window of Sulfurisphaera ohwakuensis DNA.
TTGAACAGCTAAAACTGTGCATGATTTAACTGACTTACCATTCATTAATACTGTACAAGCACCACAAGTAGAGGTATCGCAACCAATTTTCGTACCAGTTAAGCCTAGTTCGTCCCTTAGGAAATGTACTAATAACATTCTGGGCTCAATATCTCTTTCATACCAGACTCCGTTAACTTTTACCCTAATTTTCACTTTTTCTCCTGGTCTAACTAACAACACCTAACACCTCTTTTAACACATTTATGGTAACGAGTTGAGTAACTTTCCTTCTATAAGATGAACTCCCTCTTGAATCAGAGGGAGGATTAATGGAGTTTGAAACTTTTTCTGCAAATTCCTTAATCTTACTTAATGAAGCTTCACCAACTAGCATTTTCTCAAGCTCATAGGGCCTATAAGGCTTATCACCAACCCCAGTATAGGCTACTCTTATATCTTCAACCTTATTACCTTCAACTTTGGCTAAAACTGCCATTCCAACTAGAGCAAAGTCTCCGGCTCTTCTAACAATTTTCTCATACTTAAATTTGTAACCTTGAAGTACAGGGAATTTTATCTCTCTAAGTATTTCATCTTCTCTAAGTTCAGTAGTGAATGGACCCTTAAAGAAATCCTTTGCAGGAACTTCTCTTTCTCCAGAAGATGAAATCAAAACCATTTTTGCATCATAGGCTAAGGCTACTGCAGGATAATCTGCCGATGGATCGGCATTACTTAGACTTCCACCTATTGTACCCATGTTTCTAACTTGCATATCTCCAACTTTCGATGCTGTATGTGAAAGTAACGGTAATTTATTCTTTATAGTTAGATCTTTAACAATATCAGCGTGTTTTATCATAGAACCTATAGAGACTGTATTTCCCTCATCTCTTATGAAGTATAATTCCCTAAGAGAGTTAAGGTCAACAAGGAATTTAGGCTGTATAAGGCGAAACTTTAACATAGGTATTAAACTTTGTCCGCCAGCAAGAGGTTTTGTTCCTCCACCACTCATAAAATCTAATGCGTCCGCAAGAGATGATGGTCTATAGTATCCGAATTGAGGAGGAAACATTAAGTCTTTCTACTCATTACAATATAAAAATTTTTGTATTCGTTTCGTATAAAAAGTAATTAATGTAAAATATGAACAACTATTCATATTTTTTCTTAGCATTATTATGGTAACAAATGAGGTAAAACTATTTCCAATTTGAGAGAAAATGGAAAGATTAAACTGTAATGATTAATTCGATTTTGACTATATAACAAGTTTTTAATTATTTAACGTTCAATTGGTACACCTACTAAATTACCATACTCTACCCATGAACCATCATAGAGTCTAACATTTTTATAGAAAAGAACTTCTTTCAGCACGTACCAAACTGCTGAAGCTCTCGCTCCAGTCCTACAGTATACTACTATTTCTTTATCCTTATTTATACTAGAAAATATTTTTTCTAGTTCTTCTCTTTCTTTCAAAGTGCCGTCTTCATTAAATAAGAGTGTCCAGGGTATATTCTTGGCATTGGGTATATGGCCACTAACTTGCGTTTGTTCACATTTATGTTCTGGTGGAGCAGATGTTAAACCTTCATACTCTTCTCTATTTCTAGCATCTATTAATTCGACGGAGTTCAACTTTGAAAGTAATTCCCATAAAAGTATACGCGAACTCCAATCTACTCTCTTAACAACGTAATTAGATTTTTCTGATGAAATCGTAGTCTTATTCTCTACTGGATAGCCTTCTTTTAACCATTTATATATACCACCATTAAGTATAGCAACATTTTCGTGACCGTAAGCTTTCATTAACCAATAAGTATAAAATGCATATCTGTTACCCATGTCACTATATAAAACGATTAAGTCGTCCTCTTTGATTCCTAAATTACCTAGTACTTTACTAAACTTTTCTGGTGGTGCAAAATCTCTTATCTTGTCATGAAGTAGTGACTTCCATGGTAAAAGTAATGCATTAGGTATATGACCTTCATAATAATTAATTTCTGGATCAAAATCTATTTCGAGAATCTTCACTTCATTTAAATTCTCGTAAAGCCATTTTACACTTACAAGCATAATTTGAAAGTATAATATTAGTTAAAAAGGTTAGCTTCACATTTATTATAGTTTAAGCATAATTTGAAAGTATATTTATATTCATACTCTGTAAGTAGTAATTGATGGTAGAAATAGGAGAGTTAGCCCCAGATTTTGAGTTACCGGATACAGAATTAAAGAAAGTAAAGCTCTCAGACCTAAAAGGAAAAGTAGTAGTTCTAGCATTCTATCCAGCAGCTTTTACACAAGTTTGTACTAAGGAAATGTGTACTTTCAGAGATTCTATGGCTAAATTTAATGAAGTAAATGCTGTAGTACTAGGAATCAGTGTTGATCCTCCATTTAGTAATAAAGCTTTTAAAGAACATAATAAACTAAACTTTACTATTTTAAGCGATTATAACAGAGAAGTAGTTAAAAAATATAATGTAGCATGGGAATTTCCAGCACTTCCTGGATATATTCTAGCTAAAAGAGCTGTTTTCGTAATAGATAAGGAAGGTAAAGTAAGATATAAGTGGGTTTCAGACGATCCTACGAAAGAACCACCTTATGATGAAATCGAAAAAGTTGTAAAATCCTTAAGTTAAAATTTTTTATAGTGACCCCTCTTGTTAAGATCACAACTTTATGTCCCGGGTAATAATGAGAAAATGATTAAGAAAACTGAGAGTATAAATGCAGATTCTTTTATTTTTGATTTAGAGGATGCTGTACCGACACAAGAAAAAGATAAGGCTAGAGAACTGCTCTTATCTCTTTTGCCCTCATTAAACATTAAAAGAAGCTTAATTTGCGTTAGAATCAACTCGCTCTCAACTAAAGAATCTATAAAGGATCTTGATTTCGTGATAAAAAGTGATGTTGATTGTATAGTTATTCCTAAAGCCGAAATTGATCTTTCTTTCCTTCATAAAATGACTGGAAAGAAAGTTTTACCAATAATAGAAACAGCAAAGGGTCTCATTAAAATTGAAGATATAATTAGGAGTGAAGGAATAATAGGAATAAGTTGGGGTGCAGCTGACTTAGCTGATAGCTTGAAGGCCAATTTGCCTAAGATAGAAGGAAGTGAGTATATAAGACTGAAAATTGTAAGCATAGCTAGGACATACGGTATTCCTCCAATTGATAAAGTATTTTTTGATGTAAGAGACTTAGAGAGTTTTAGGAAGGAATGTGAATTAGCAAGATCTTTTGGTTTTGAAGGAAAACAGGTTATTCATCCTAATCAAGTTACAATAGCTAATGAAGTGTTTTCTCCAAGTAAAGAGGAAATAGAATGGGCAAAAAAGGTAGTAGAAGAATACGAAAAATATGCTTCTGCAGGAAGGGGTGCAATAACTATAGATGGCAAATTAGTAGATGCCGTTCATTATAGAATTGCGAAAAGAATTTTAGAGCCATCATAATATGACCTTACCCTCATATATACTCTTTATTCTTTCCCACATTTTATCTATATATTCTTCAAGACCTTTTATAATTTCTGGCGAAACCCCCTTATATCTACCCTGTATCTTTAAGAACTCCTCGATTGGTTTTCTCGTTCTTCTGTCGAGACAATGCATACTCTCTTGAGAAATAGTTAATTTACCATTTTCATATTCTATTAAGGGCCAATAACATGTTTGAACTGCTAATTTCCCTACTTCAGCTGTTTTAGAAGGGTCAAACATCCAACCATAAGGATCTGGAGTTAAAACTTGAATATACGTAAAACCTTCAATATTCCTAGCCTTTTTAACTTTTTCCATTAAATCATGTAGATAGCCTACACTAGCCGTAGCAACATAAGGAATGTGATGAGCCATCATAATAAGCGGTAAGTCTTTTTTATTTTCTCTTTTACCACCAGGTGTTGAAGCTGTTTTAGCTCCAAATGGTGTAGAACCACTTCTATGTCCTCCAGTATTCATATAGGCTTCGTTATCAACACAAATATAAAGAATGTTATCATTTCTTTCAGCAGCACCGCTTAATGAAGCAAAACCTATATCTGCAGTACCACCATCTCCTGCCCATACAACTGGTTTAATGTTTTTGTTCCTCATCTTAAATGCCTTAGCCATTCCAGCAGCTGCTGCAGGACCAGCTGCAAAAGCTATATTTAATACTGGATAATTATAAGTTGATTTTGGACCCATACCTTGAATTATCGAAGAACAACCCGCAACAACAATAAATACTGCATTTTCTCCTAGAGCCATACTTATTGATTTTAATGCTATATTCTCTGGACAGCCTGGACAAGCTGAAGTACCAGGTAATAATCGGGGTTTATTTAATATATCTCGGATTCCTAAGCTCAACTTTTTCCACCTCACTCGGATAAAACCATTCGCCGTCTGTCTTACCTTCAATAAACTTTTTCGTTAGGGAAGAAATTGCATCCTTATTAATAGCTACTCCGCCTAAACCAGTAACTACTCCTTTTATATTAACATCTGGTAAAGTTGCTTTTAGCTCTAAGTATAAATGCCCTCCTCTACCAAAGCTTACTGACCTATCAAGCACTAAGATTCCGTCTTTATCTCCTAGTTTTCTTTTAATATCTTCTTCATCCCAAGGTCTAACATATCTGATCCTATAGAGACCTATTTTCACTCCCATATTTCTTAATTCATCTACAACTTGCATAGCATCTAAAGACCACGCACCCATGGATACTAGAGCATATTCCGCATCATCGAGTTTATAAGATTCGTTTAAAGAAGAATATGAACCTACTGGTACTACTTTTTTCTCATATTCCTTTCCAATTTCTTTGATTACCTCCTTAGAGTTTAACATAGCTAGATGCATTGAATGTCTAAACTTCATGTAATCAATTGGTTGAAACATATTTCCAATATCAACAGGATCTTCTGGATCTAAAACATAAGGCTGCTTCCTTGGGGGTAAGAACGAATCAACTTCTTCTTGGCTAGGAATATAAACTCTGGTCTTAGTGTGGGAAAGAATAAATCCGTCCATTCCTACCATCATTGGCAAGAAAACCCTTTCATCTTCAGATATTTTAAAGGCTTGAATTGTTAGATCTAAAGCTTCTTGAGGAGTTGACGCAAATGCCATAATCCAACCACTATCTCTCTCGCTCATAAAATCCGTATGCTCATTCCAAATATTCCATGGAGCTCCAACAGCTCTGGTACCTACAGTCATAACAATCGGTATTCTGCTACCAGCGACCCACCAAATCATTTCATGCATGTAGAGTAGTCCTTGAGATGCAGTAGCAGTATAAACTCTTACTCCAGCAGATGCAGCACCATAGACAGCTGCCATTGCAGAATGCTCGCTCTCAACTCTAATTACTTCAGCATCTAATTCCCCTTTATCTCTCATAGCAGCAAGTTCTTCTATTATATATGTCTGTGGTGTTATAGGATAAATTGCTATCACTTTTACCCTAGACAGTTTAACTCCTAAAGCTACAGCTTCATTTCCAGAAATTACTTTGCTAATCATTTTCACTCACCATACTTATTGCTTTTACTGGGCATACGTTTGAACAGACTCCACAACCTTTGCAGTACTCATAATTTATTGATACTTTACCATCAGTTGGTATGATAGTATTTTCTGGGCACCATAAGAAACAAGCTTTGCAGCCAATACACTTATTTAAATTAACAACTGGCTTTACGATTCGCCAATTTCCAGTTTTACCCCCACCACCTTCAGAGGGTCTACTTACAGGGAAGAACTGATAATCAAGCGACAATTGGACTCACCACCATTGTTTTCTCATACGCTATTCTTACTGCCTTCTTGTTTAGTTCAGCAATTTTACCTTCAAATTCTTCGTCAATTGCCTTTTCAAGCGAGGGTAAGGAAATATAATTTACTGCCTTTAAGAGCGAACCTAAAACTACTACATTAACTAAAGGCCAACCGGATTTAACCAAGCCTAACTCCCTAGCTATTTGAGTTGCATTAACATAAAATGTAGTATAACTAAGTCTGGGTTCTGAAGGAGAATTGAGAACTATCACCCCCTTTGATTTTAACCCTTTAAGTGGATTAGAGATTTTTAATAATGAGGGGTCTAAAATTACAACATAATCTGGATATTCAATTGGAGAAGTAATTCTTATAGGTTGTGAATCAATTCTACAATAAGCCTCTATTTCTGCACCCCTTCTTTCTGCACCATAAAAAGGAAAGGCTGAGCTCCAAAAACCTTCAATATCTGCTGCAATAGCTAACAAATTCGCGGCTGTTACTACACCTTGTCCTCCTCTCCCGTGAAATCTTATTTCGAGCAATAAAAACCACTCTCAAAATGTAATTTATTTTCCATACTTTAAAAAGTTGAGTATTAAAAAAGTTTATGGAGTTGGTAGACCATAGTATGTAATCTTTTCAAAGAAATTACGTCTTGCTATGATTTCTGATGAAATACCAACTAATGAGGCTAGAATACTTATTAACGGGATAAAGATAGAAATTACCAAGAGTATCAAATACGGTATATGTAGTATTTTCTCTTTTCTTGCAAAACCTATTTCAATAACTCCAAAAACTAGAGGAATTAGTAAGAATAGCAGAGAGTGAGTGAAGTAAAACCCTAATGGAAACACGGTAAATATAGTACCTATGAAGGATAATGGTGTATTGGGATTATACCAAGAGGGTGTGGTCTTTAACATATATATCATAATGGACGAAAATACAGATAAGGAAATTAGTGTAAGTGATAAGTAGTATAAACTGGGTATTACGAGTTCCAAAAGTAGTGAAAGGAATGATAAACCGCCAAAGAATACTTCCCTACTAAGCCAAGAAGATTTTAAATTCATTATAACCCTATAAGCCCTTTCTCTTCTATTAACGTGGAAAATCGACGGAACTAAACCAATAGCTAAAAGAATGAGAGAGATTAAGGAATAAAACGGAATCCTAGTTATAAGAATCCCTAGAGAGAGTTCAGAAAGAATTGTAAAGAGTAAAAGTTCAATGTATCTTTCCTCTCTTCTTCTCTTTAGCGGTGAAGCCTTGATCTCTTCCTCTTTGGGCTTCTCTATTTCAAGCTTAGGTTTTGTAATATCATAAGGTGCTAGGTAAGGTGCATCATATTTAGGCTTATCTATCCAACCGAAAGATAGTGCACCAGTAGGACATGATTCAACACAATAAGGCAATCCTTCTTTTTTTAAAATCCTTTGCCTACATAAATCACACTTTGTCATTATTCCTTCATGGTTAAACTTAGGTTCTTCATAAGGACAAGCCCACTGGCAATAACCACAACCTATACATTCATTACCATTTATGTAAACTATTCCCATATCATCTTTATGTATAGCATTGGCTGGGCAAACTTTCATACAAAGGGGATTCTCACAATGATTACAAGCAATAGAAATACCAATTTTTACCTCATTTTGAAACACCAAAAGAGACCTCCAGTTCAAGTTCCCATAATGTTCATTACAAGCGTTAACGCAAGCGTTGCAGACTATGCATTTATTAGGATCGAATATAAATCCTAGACTTCTCTCCATAACTTAATTTTGTATTGTAACTTTATAAACTTGCCATTTATAATTCTAAAAAGATCTCCAAATTTTTAAAAAAGGAATAGATTAGAATAAACTTCGTACTATAATTATGGATTTTTACTCTACAGCATTGGTGAGAAACTTCATACGTTTTTTGATCGAGGATAATCCTACAGATGAAGAAATAGAGAATGTGCCATTAGATATAAAGGAAAAAGTATGTTCATTAAGTGATGAAGAGCTCTTACAATTAGTTAAGGAAACCCAAGAATTTATTTCAGTTGTTAAAAAGGATGAAAAAGAGATAGTTGAAAAAATAAAAAGCATTTGCAATAAATTAGTCTCTGATTAAATGCCAAATCCCATTTCCTTTTGCACATAGTTCATTATTACCGTCAAAACCCTCAACTTCAACATACGCATATCTTTTAGTTTCTCTTACAACCCTAGCTAAAAATGTAAATGGTGGTGTTTTCATTGCCTTTAGAAATACTACATTAAACTCTAAAGTATAAGCCTCCTTTACATCGAGTGTTCTCACAGCATAACTACCAGAGTAGTCCATAGCGGCAAATATGATAGCACCATGAAGCATACCACCAATTCTACTTAATTCTTCTTTATATTCAAAGGAAAGCTTAGCCACACCTCTCTCAACTTTTTCAAACTTAGCACCCATAAACCTAAAGAGAGCCTCATTCTCACTAAGAAGTTTATTTACCTCATCTTCAGTTATCACACCTTAACACCCATAAATCTATAGTAGAATTGCCTAGCAGCACTTATTCTCTGAATATCATTTGTACCTTCATAAGTCTTCAAAATTTGTAGATCTCTCAAAAGCCTCTCTAACCCGGTTGATACTGAAACCCCATAGCCACCATGAACAGTCATTGCCCTCATTACTATTCTTTCAGCTGCTTCAGTAGAATGGAACTTTGCTAAAGAAGCTGCAATAATATATTCTTGCATTCTTCCCCTTTTATAAAGTGTTCCAGCCCAATACGTTAAGAGCCTTGAAGTTTCTAAATCGTCTAAAGATTCAGAAACTTTTTGTTGAACTAATTCAAATTCAGCAAGTTTTTTCTCAAATGCTGTTCTTTGAAGAGAATAGTTGACTAATTTCTCAAATGCTTGTTGAGCTATACCTATAGCTTGTGAAGAAACGATTGTACGTGCATAATCAAAAGATTCTACAGCATATTTAAAGCCCATATCAACTTCTCCAAGTACATTCTCCTCAGGGACTTTTACGTCTTCAAGCATTATTTCAGCTGTATGTGAAGCTTTTAACCCAGTAGTTTCTATTCTGCTAACAGTCTTCACTCCCCATTCTCTCTCAACAATAAATACTGTTATACCTTTCCATTTAGCCTTAGGATCTGGAGGAGAAGTTCTAGCAGTTATTAAATAGTAATCAGCAATATCCCCATTTGTGATAAACATCTTTCTCGCATTTAGAACATAGTGGTCGTTAACTTTTTTTGCAGTAGACTTAATTCCAGCTACATCAGATCCTGCATCTGGTTCAGTATTACAGAAAGCAGCTATTTTTTCACCCTTAGCTGTATCCCTTAAATATCTCTTTTTCAAACTCTCGTTACCCCATTTTAGAATAGCCTGGTTAAACATCCACTGAATAAGGAAGAAAGTTGAGAATGAGGTCCAAATTCTACTTAGTTCCTCAGCAGTAACCAAAAGTGATAAATAATCAGCACCTTGTCCATTATATTCTGTGGGTACATCAAGTCCGTAAAGTCCTAAATCTTTAGCCCTTTCTTTAAGATCTTTAGGAAAATCCCTTTCTACCTCTCCCTTCTCTACGTATTTTCTCACTTCGTTTTCAGCAAACTCCCTTACAGCATTTCTTAATAATTCATGATCTTGAGTTAAATCTATAGTAAAATCCTCTATTGACTTTAAAGGGAATACCATCACATATAAATGCATCTAATAACTAAAAAATGTTAAGCAAATAATATTAATGAGTTAAAATCTTGTATTTTTTGATGAATATAGTAACTTGTTTTAAAATAGTCCCCGACGATACTTTAATTAAAATAGTCGGAGACAAACTAGACTTAAACGTTCCTCCAAAAATTAGTACATATGACAAAAACGCAATTGAAGAAGCTGTTAGGATAAAGGAGAAATATGGAGGAAAAGCGATAGGAGTTACTGCTGGAAATATAGACAGAAAAAGTATTAGAGAAGCACTAGCTATGGGCTTAGATGAAGTAATAGCAATAAACATGAAGGAGCCAGACGTAATGACAACTGCTGAAGCAATAGCTGAAACTATTTCACCAATAAAACCTGATATAATTCTTACAGGAGAAGCTACCACTGATAGTAGTACATCAGTATTTTCCTCCTATCTCGCTTCACTCTTAAATTATCCCGTAGTCACTTATGCTAAGTCAATTACAATTGAAGGTAATAAGGTAAGGGTTGAGAGGAATTTGACAACATTCCAGGAGATTATAGAGACGGATTTACCGGCAATAATTTCCGTTGTAGGTGAGATAAATACTCCTAGAATACCTAGTGTCAAGCAGATACTTGAGTCGTCAAAAAAGCCAGTGAAAAATGTTGATTATGATAAACAGCCAAAGGTAAAAATTGTTAATGTTTCGCCATATGTGATAACTAGGAAAAAGATTGTAATTGAAGGTAAAATGGAAGAAGCTGTAGATAAACTTCTCAATTATTTATCTCAAGAAGGTGTTTTATGATGAAGATTGTAATATATTCTGAAGATATAGATTATATAAAAACAGCTGTCTCATATTTTCCTAACGAACATGTCATAGGGGTAAGTAATAAGACAACCAAAGTTGTAGATGAGTTACATTTACTTGATGATATAAATGAGGAATTTATTGCCAATTATATAGCATCATTGAAACCTGATGTGGTCATTACTGGAAGTACCAAGAGGGATAAGACTGTAGCTGGGGCAGTTGCTGGTTTGTTAAGATACCCAATAATAACTGATGTTATCGATCTCTCTAATAATAAAGCTAAAAGAGTAGTTTATAGTGGAATGGGAATAGCTGAAATTGAGTTTTCTTATCCCGTAGTATTAACAGTAAGTAAGAAAAACGTTGAAGTAAAAGAGAAGGAAAGCAAAATAGTACAAGTTAAAACTGAGATGAAAAGAGTTAGAAGAGTTGAAATTAAGAGCAAAGGAGAGAGCACTGTAGATCTTTCATCTGCACAAATTATTGTATCTGTAGGTAGAGGAATTGGAAGTAAGGAGAATATAAAATATGCTGAAGAATTAGCTAAGGCTTTAGGAGGAGCCTTAGGCGGTAGTAGACCAGTAACTGCAGAACTTGGCTGGTTACCAGAAGATAGGCAAATTGGATTATCTGGAAATAAAGTTAAACCGAAGCTTTATATTGCATTGGGAATTTCTGGCCAACCGCAACATTTAGCTGGGATTAAAGATGCTAAAATTATAGTTGCTGTAAATAAGGATAAATCAGCACCTATTGTTGAAAATGCTGATTATATCATCATAGGTGATGCTATAGAGTTTTGCAAGGTCATGACTGAAAAGGTGAAGAAAAAGTGAGTTTTGATGCTGACGTGATAATTGTAGGGGGAGGATTATCTGGGTTATCTGCTGGAATAACTGCAGTAAAAGAGGGTTTGAACGTTATACTTTTAGAGAGAGGGGAATATAGCGGTGCTAAAAATGTATCTGGAGGAAGAATGTATATTCATGCTCTTCAGAAATTGATACCAGATGCTTTAGAAAGAGCTCCTCTTGAAAGGCCTATCACAAAGGAGACTTATGAATTTTATTGTAAAAATAAGAAGCTAATATTCTCCTTTGAGGAAAAAGGTAAGAAAAATAGTTATAGTGTGTTAAGGGCTAAATTTGATAGATGGTTAGCTAGTGAAGCAGAAAGTTTAGGTTTACTAATATCCTATTCAACATTGGTTACAAATGCATACAGAGAGAATGGTGGAATTACGTTGGAAACTAATAGGGGTACCTTAAGAGCACCATTAGTAATTGATGCTTCTGGAGTAACATCGGTAGTATTTAGATATTTAGGTTTAAGAAACTTCACTCCGGATAAATGGATGCTAGGAGTGAAAGAGATAGTTAAAGCCAACGTTAGCCTATTAGAAGATGAGGGAGAAGCTAGGACAATTGTAGGTTTAATTAGCGGAGTAAAAGGAGGGGGGTTCGTTTACACAAACAAGGATACTCTATCTGTTGGTATGGCTGTAACTTTTGATTCCTTACCAAAATCAGAAGTGCCAGCAAAAGATCTGGTAGAAAGTTTCAGGGAAAAACTTGGTATTGAGGGGGAGATTCTCGAATATTCTGCCCATGCAATACCCTACTACGGTTTTAAGAATTTACAACAGCTATATGCTGATAATTTAATTGCGATTGGTGATTCTGCTGGTTTTTTAATAAATGATGGGTTTACAATAAGAGGAATGGACTTAGCAATAGCATCTGGAATGATAGCTGGGTTAGCAGCTAAAAAAATCGTGGAAATGAAAGACTTCACAAAGACGAATATATATTACGATATGTTAAAAGAAAGTTTTGTACTTAAACATCTAGAGTTGGCTTATAGTAGATTCGAGTTGATAAATAGGGGAACAACTCTTAACAACTACACCGAGATACTTTGCGATTTACTATCAGATATGTTTACAGTTACTGAAGATAGAAAGACCTTAATAGAGTATGCTTTGCTAAAATTAAAAGAGAAAGGAATAAGTTTAACCCAAGCAATAAGAGATATGGTAAGTGCTGTAAAATGATACCCCTACTTAAAAGATTAGGATTAAATAAATACTCAGTAGATCCAAAACCACACATAGAAGTTAATACTGACATATGTATTACTTGCAAAGATAAACCATGTACTGTATCTTGCCCAGCTGGTACTTATGAAGCACAGCCAGATGGAAGAATTATTGCTCACTATGAAAGATGTTTGGAATGTGGAGGAGCATTAGTTATTTGTCCCTTTGGCGCAATAAAATTTAGGTTCCCTGAAGGCGGAATATCATATAATTATGGTTAACTAGTTAAGGCTTTTTTAATTTCCTCTAAAGCTGATGGATTCTCAAGAGCACTTACATCTCCAGTAGGTTTCCCTAATACTACTGCTCTTATTAACCTCCTCATAATCTTAGCATTCCTAGTCTTTGGCAATTCCTTAACAAATATTATATCCTTTGGTGCTAATGCTTTTCCTAACATTCTCTGTGTATAATTTAATAGTTCATCTTTCTTAATCTCCTTATTAGTTACAGCAAAGCATAAAATTTCTTCTCCTTTCATAGGATCTGGGACTCCTACACACGCGCTTTCAACTACACCTTCGTAAGAGTTAATTATTTG
It encodes the following:
- a CDS encoding acyl-CoA dehydrogenase family protein; this translates as MVFPLKSIEDFTIDLTQDHELLRNAVREFAENEVRKYVEKGEVERDFPKDLKERAKDLGLYGLDVPTEYNGQGADYLSLLVTAEELSRIWTSFSTFFLIQWMFNQAILKWGNESLKKRYLRDTAKGEKIAAFCNTEPDAGSDVAGIKSTAKKVNDHYVLNARKMFITNGDIADYYLITARTSPPDPKAKWKGITVFIVEREWGVKTVSRIETTGLKASHTAEIMLEDVKVPEENVLGEVDMGFKYAVESFDYARTIVSSQAIGIAQQAFEKLVNYSLQRTAFEKKLAEFELVQQKVSESLDDLETSRLLTYWAGTLYKRGRMQEYIIAASLAKFHSTEAAERIVMRAMTVHGGYGVSVSTGLERLLRDLQILKTYEGTNDIQRISAARQFYYRFMGVKV
- a CDS encoding electron transfer flavoprotein subunit beta/FixA family protein; the protein is MNIVTCFKIVPDDTLIKIVGDKLDLNVPPKISTYDKNAIEEAVRIKEKYGGKAIGVTAGNIDRKSIREALAMGLDEVIAINMKEPDVMTTAEAIAETISPIKPDIILTGEATTDSSTSVFSSYLASLLNYPVVTYAKSITIEGNKVRVERNLTTFQEIIETDLPAIISVVGEINTPRIPSVKQILESSKKPVKNVDYDKQPKVKIVNVSPYVITRKKIVIEGKMEEAVDKLLNYLSQEGVL
- a CDS encoding electron transfer flavoprotein subunit alpha/FixB family protein; translated protein: MKIVIYSEDIDYIKTAVSYFPNEHVIGVSNKTTKVVDELHLLDDINEEFIANYIASLKPDVVITGSTKRDKTVAGAVAGLLRYPIITDVIDLSNNKAKRVVYSGMGIAEIEFSYPVVLTVSKKNVEVKEKESKIVQVKTEMKRVRRVEIKSKGESTVDLSSAQIIVSVGRGIGSKENIKYAEELAKALGGALGGSRPVTAELGWLPEDRQIGLSGNKVKPKLYIALGISGQPQHLAGIKDAKIIVAVNKDKSAPIVENADYIIIGDAIEFCKVMTEKVKKK
- a CDS encoding FAD-dependent oxidoreductase: MSFDADVIIVGGGLSGLSAGITAVKEGLNVILLERGEYSGAKNVSGGRMYIHALQKLIPDALERAPLERPITKETYEFYCKNKKLIFSFEEKGKKNSYSVLRAKFDRWLASEAESLGLLISYSTLVTNAYRENGGITLETNRGTLRAPLVIDASGVTSVVFRYLGLRNFTPDKWMLGVKEIVKANVSLLEDEGEARTIVGLISGVKGGGFVYTNKDTLSVGMAVTFDSLPKSEVPAKDLVESFREKLGIEGEILEYSAHAIPYYGFKNLQQLYADNLIAIGDSAGFLINDGFTIRGMDLAIASGMIAGLAAKKIVEMKDFTKTNIYYDMLKESFVLKHLELAYSRFELINRGTTLNNYTEILCDLLSDMFTVTEDRKTLIEYALLKLKEKGISLTQAIRDMVSAVK
- a CDS encoding ferredoxin family protein, whose amino-acid sequence is MIPLLKRLGLNKYSVDPKPHIEVNTDICITCKDKPCTVSCPAGTYEAQPDGRIIAHYERCLECGGALVICPFGAIKFRFPEGGISYNYG